A genomic region of Desulfobacterales bacterium contains the following coding sequences:
- a CDS encoding tripartite tricarboxylate transporter substrate binding protein: MTHKKRLLLLCHLAVVGLISFGLLAGAGQAQDWPDRPVSMIVSYSPGGATDFQARIISMMAGDEKYLGQPIVIINKAGAGGQVGWNWVVERGSKDGYTMTAYNVPHFIAQSIVYKTKFNVDSFEPVANWGADPAVFIVPKNSPFNTLKDAVDYAKANPGKITVTGAGMFVGHHIAFLQMSQACDIKMTYIPEPGGVNAMQSVVAGKVKAGFNNLSDAFRSQDRLKILGIADLKRHEYLPEVPTFKEAGYDVDNSSVNFRGVAFPKGVPQAIIDKTADVFPKMFGNKKIVSKMKQSGSPQKTMTRAEVTAMFKEREVYLRELLKDLKQ, encoded by the coding sequence ATGACACACAAAAAACGGCTTTTGTTATTATGCCATCTGGCGGTGGTGGGGTTGATCAGTTTCGGTTTGCTGGCGGGCGCCGGGCAGGCCCAGGACTGGCCCGACCGGCCTGTCAGCATGATTGTTTCCTATTCACCCGGCGGAGCCACGGATTTCCAGGCCCGGATTATCAGCATGATGGCCGGCGACGAAAAATATCTGGGCCAGCCCATCGTGATCATCAACAAGGCCGGCGCCGGCGGCCAGGTGGGCTGGAACTGGGTCGTTGAAAGGGGGTCCAAGGACGGTTACACCATGACGGCATACAACGTGCCTCATTTCATTGCCCAGTCCATTGTTTACAAGACCAAGTTCAACGTGGATTCTTTTGAGCCGGTGGCCAACTGGGGAGCCGATCCGGCGGTTTTCATCGTGCCAAAGAACAGCCCCTTCAACACGCTCAAGGATGCAGTGGACTATGCCAAGGCCAATCCCGGCAAGATTACGGTCACCGGCGCCGGAATGTTTGTGGGCCATCATATCGCCTTTTTGCAGATGAGCCAGGCCTGCGACATTAAAATGACCTATATTCCCGAGCCGGGAGGGGTCAATGCCATGCAGTCGGTCGTAGCGGGGAAGGTCAAGGCCGGTTTCAACAACCTGTCCGATGCCTTTAGAAGCCAGGACAGACTCAAGATCCTGGGGATTGCGGATCTGAAACGGCATGAATACCTGCCGGAGGTGCCCACCTTTAAGGAAGCTGGATATGATGTCGACAATTCCAGCGTGAATTTCCGCGGCGTGGCCTTTCCCAAGGGTGTTCCCCAGGCAATCATCGACAAGACGGCCGATGTTTTTCCCAAAATGTTCGGGAACAAAAAAATTGTATCCAAGATGAAACAGAGCGGGAGCCCCCAGAAAACGATGACCCGAGCGGAAGTGACCGCGATGTTTAAGGAGCGTGAGGTTTATTTGCGCGAATTGCTGAAGGACCTCAAGCAGTAG
- a CDS encoding tripartite tricarboxylate transporter permease, whose translation MAEFLHYFPQAFSCVNLVTLVLGVIVGLVLGATPGLSPTMAVALLVPFTFHMDATAGLILLGSVYTASVAGGAISAILIKIPGAPANIATLLDGYPMAQQGKAQSALNICFISSLIGGLFGMLVMILFTPPLAAVALEFGPSHMFWVAVFGITVMAGLASGSMAKGLIGGAFGLLISTIGYSPILGVPRFIFHDVLVGGVAIVPALIGLFAIPQVFSMAEKLNQGSIEHLAYKPERGVLLKTIVENLKMVKALSIGSVVGAIIGVIPGAGGQVAGLIAYDQTRKFSKNPESFGTGNPQGVAAAEAANNAMVGPSLIPLLTLSIPGSPTAAVLLGGLLIHGLFPGPDLFLNYPNVTYTFIGSMVLAQVGMCIFGILLSRYSYVVMRVSHLYMIAAVSVLAVYGTYSVQNSFDDVIVMFCLGTLMYVGSKFGFSAAPVVLGIILGPIAEDNFLKGKLIADTDVGMFTYFFVDRINIIVIVLCLVSIAYSIYSEVRMHRRQKSGRPAEDSGGAPNLVKKWDASAALVVLAASAGLYASLSLIKNPRAIIFPRIIILVVGALAVLLLVQTLLLRLSTAGKHPAPVKEKAAFPWGPVLLVLIAMLLYLAMLQNVGFYLSTFLFFTGLVFALAGKPVCLPKGIKMTGSAFAFTAVLFILFNTLLKVQMPRGIFL comes from the coding sequence ATGGCCGAGTTTTTACACTATTTTCCGCAGGCATTCTCCTGCGTTAACCTGGTCACCCTGGTACTGGGGGTCATCGTGGGGCTGGTCCTTGGCGCCACCCCCGGTTTGAGCCCCACCATGGCGGTGGCCCTGCTGGTGCCCTTTACCTTTCACATGGATGCGACCGCAGGGCTCATCCTGCTGGGTTCCGTTTATACGGCCAGTGTCGCCGGCGGGGCGATTTCCGCTATTTTGATCAAGATACCGGGTGCCCCCGCCAACATTGCCACCCTGCTGGACGGCTACCCCATGGCCCAGCAGGGCAAGGCGCAATCCGCGCTGAATATCTGTTTTATCAGCTCTCTAATCGGCGGTCTCTTCGGCATGCTGGTGATGATTCTGTTCACCCCGCCCTTGGCCGCGGTTGCCCTGGAATTCGGCCCTTCGCATATGTTCTGGGTCGCTGTTTTCGGCATCACGGTCATGGCCGGCCTGGCATCGGGATCGATGGCCAAGGGGCTGATCGGCGGTGCGTTCGGCCTGTTGATTTCCACGATCGGCTACAGCCCGATTCTGGGGGTTCCCCGCTTCATCTTTCATGACGTCCTGGTGGGGGGGGTCGCTATCGTGCCGGCCCTCATCGGGCTATTCGCCATTCCGCAGGTTTTTTCCATGGCGGAGAAACTGAATCAAGGCAGTATTGAACATCTCGCTTACAAGCCGGAAAGAGGGGTCCTGTTGAAAACCATCGTCGAGAACCTCAAGATGGTCAAAGCGCTGAGCATCGGATCCGTCGTCGGCGCCATCATCGGTGTGATCCCCGGCGCCGGCGGGCAGGTGGCCGGTCTGATAGCCTATGACCAGACCCGGAAATTTTCCAAAAACCCCGAAAGCTTCGGCACCGGCAACCCCCAGGGGGTGGCGGCGGCGGAAGCGGCCAACAATGCCATGGTGGGGCCGTCCCTGATTCCCCTGCTGACGCTGAGCATTCCCGGAAGTCCGACGGCGGCCGTCCTGCTGGGAGGGCTTTTGATTCACGGCCTGTTTCCCGGGCCGGATCTTTTTCTCAACTACCCGAATGTAACCTATACCTTTATCGGCAGCATGGTGCTGGCCCAGGTCGGCATGTGCATTTTCGGTATTCTCCTGTCCCGCTACAGTTACGTGGTCATGCGCGTCAGCCATCTTTACATGATCGCGGCGGTAAGTGTTCTGGCGGTATATGGAACCTACAGCGTGCAGAACAGCTTCGATGACGTCATCGTCATGTTTTGTCTGGGAACACTCATGTACGTGGGCAGCAAATTCGGATTTTCGGCGGCTCCGGTGGTACTGGGGATTATTCTCGGGCCCATTGCCGAGGATAATTTTCTCAAGGGCAAGTTGATCGCCGATACCGATGTGGGGATGTTTACCTATTTCTTTGTCGATCGCATTAATATCATCGTAATTGTGCTTTGCCTGGTTTCGATTGCCTATAGTATTTACAGCGAGGTCCGCATGCACCGGCGGCAGAAAAGCGGCCGGCCGGCGGAGGATTCCGGGGGGGCGCCCAATCTCGTTAAAAAATGGGACGCCAGCGCCGCCCTGGTTGTCCTTGCCGCATCAGCGGGGCTTTATGCAAGTCTGTCGCTGATCAAAAACCCGCGCGCGATCATTTTTCCGCGCATCATCATTCTGGTTGTCGGTGCGTTGGCGGTTCTGCTGCTGGTGCAAACCCTCCTGCTGCGCCTGTCCACCGCCGGGAAGCACCCGGCGCCCGTGAAGGAGAAGGCTGCCTTTCCCTGGGGACCGGTGTTGCTGGTACTGATCGCCATGCTGCTGTATCTGGCCATGCTGCAGAATGTGGGCTTTTATCTGTCCACCTTTCTGTTTTTTACCGGTTTGGTTTTTGCGCTTGCCGGCAAACCGGTCTGTTTGCCCAAAGGAATTAAGATGACAGGTTCGGCCTTTGCCTTCACGGCCGTTCTGTTCATCCTTTTCAATACGCTGCTGAAGGTTCAGATGCCCCGGGGAATTTTCCTGTAA
- a CDS encoding 2-oxoacid:acceptor oxidoreductase family protein produces the protein MKERFEIVASGFGGQGVVRLGQILGEAAVKEGLRVTMLKSHGTEMRGGYVRSQIVLSHKAIDSPMCENVDIFIALSSAAYNRFKNTVPEPGLILYDPAFLEAIDESLPCRQKALPAKQLAVDNFGKPIFSNTIALGAMAKLLEGTLKKEVILESILEIIPKYQDENRRAFQIGYDQM, from the coding sequence ATGAAAGAAAGATTTGAAATTGTAGCCAGTGGCTTTGGCGGCCAGGGCGTTGTCCGATTGGGACAGATTCTGGGAGAAGCAGCGGTCAAGGAGGGCTTGCGTGTGACCATGCTCAAGAGTCATGGCACCGAAATGCGCGGTGGTTATGTTCGCAGTCAGATCGTGTTGTCCCATAAAGCCATCGACAGCCCCATGTGCGAAAATGTTGACATCTTCATCGCGCTTTCTTCAGCAGCATACAACCGGTTTAAAAATACGGTGCCGGAACCGGGCCTGATCCTCTACGATCCGGCCTTTTTGGAAGCCATCGATGAGAGTTTGCCCTGTCGGCAGAAAGCGCTGCCGGCCAAGCAGCTGGCGGTTGACAACTTCGGCAAACCCATTTTCAGCAATACCATCGCATTGGGGGCCATGGCCAAACTGCTGGAAGGAACCTTAAAAAAAGAGGTTATTTTAGAAAGTATTCTGGAAATCATTCCCAAGTACCAGGATGAAAACCGCAGGGCGTTTCAGATCGGGTACGACCAGATGTAA
- a CDS encoding thiamine pyrophosphate-dependent enzyme, producing the protein MATQYSSSALVDNYLRKRKIPSTACSGCGLGINHKIVIQAIEELHLSVNDIVWGTSIGCAGRQTFATWQGDGFAGTHGRAYAIARGLRIALPRDKKIILTVGDGDAFGIGLLHLIHSARSNADMTVIVNDNLGYQSTGGQFGFTTPQGVKTDSSPYGMFEHNLMSEGMDVMHILKGAGATFLARHVCMDGAEAVESVKKAILNPGFSLVHMPYPCPTNFASRHLGSRNAVNIFNWMKERSAPLGKETPDTIWATGIYHDAVGSRSEFSDHIWSTVNKIRRTGAL; encoded by the coding sequence ATGGCAACACAATATAGCTCATCGGCCCTTGTGGACAATTATTTGCGAAAACGCAAAATTCCCAGCACTGCATGTTCCGGTTGCGGATTGGGAATTAACCATAAAATCGTAATTCAAGCCATAGAAGAACTACACCTGTCCGTTAATGACATTGTCTGGGGCACATCCATTGGGTGTGCCGGACGACAGACCTTTGCCACCTGGCAGGGAGACGGGTTTGCCGGCACCCATGGCAGGGCGTATGCCATTGCCCGGGGGCTTCGAATCGCTCTGCCGCGCGATAAAAAAATCATTCTGACCGTGGGAGATGGTGACGCTTTCGGCATCGGCCTGTTGCATCTGATTCACAGCGCCCGTTCCAACGCCGACATGACGGTTATCGTCAACGACAACCTGGGATATCAGTCCACCGGCGGCCAATTCGGTTTTACGACGCCCCAAGGTGTCAAAACCGATTCCAGCCCCTACGGCATGTTTGAGCATAACCTCATGAGCGAAGGCATGGACGTCATGCACATCCTCAAGGGTGCAGGGGCAACGTTCCTGGCGCGCCACGTCTGCATGGATGGTGCGGAAGCCGTTGAATCCGTTAAAAAAGCCATTCTCAACCCCGGCTTCTCGCTGGTGCATATGCCCTATCCGTGCCCGACCAATTTTGCCTCGCGTCACCTGGGATCCCGGAATGCGGTCAATATTTTCAACTGGATGAAGGAAAGAAGCGCGCCCCTGGGCAAGGAAACGCCCGATACCATCTGGGCCACCGGAATCTATCACGACGCCGTCGGCTCGCGATCCGAATTTTCGGATCATATCTGGAGCACAGTCAATAAAATCAGGAGGACAGGTGCGTTATGA
- a CDS encoding FAD-dependent oxidoreductase yields the protein MNSVRVSKKDFIIPRCTLTCPAEVDVPRYIRAVKEGRYDDAVAVLREKLPIPTVCADACFAPCEDVCAYKQFGDPIAIRALKRTAVDNGGDAWKQRQQKTPVTGKSVGVVGAGPAGLTAAYYLALRGHAVTLYDIFPQPGGMLRYGIPRYRLPQERLDKDIQVIMDLGITFKGDTTIGRELSLSQLRQNCDAVFIATGANSSARISLEGKEKKGVIWGWDFLRDVALGHTPKVGAKVAVIGGGNVAVDVALTARRLGARKVSVICLESREEMPAHPWEIKLAEEEGVTFLCEWAPRQVLGDDCACGIGLMRCVSVFDDACVFNPSYDDMITNKIDADTVILAIGQAPILDFVKEHSRISVKGSRISTDDNLATGEPGIFSGGDVVTGPKSIVGGIAQGRKAAAAIDRYLGGTGEVAEQLAPAEDDIVLPPMERVIRQCNQMAHLAPWERQGFEQVEQGLAPDQVSAEASRCLNCDARQFEVILDTEKCKECGYCKEVCSVETFGAADFFNGKGYRPMVVKRADWCVGCFKCFFVCPDFAINVKELTA from the coding sequence ATGAATTCTGTAAGAGTTTCAAAAAAAGATTTTATCATCCCACGCTGCACGCTGACCTGTCCGGCTGAAGTGGATGTACCGCGCTATATTCGTGCGGTAAAGGAAGGCCGGTATGATGATGCCGTAGCGGTCTTGCGGGAGAAACTGCCTATACCCACAGTTTGCGCGGATGCCTGTTTTGCACCCTGTGAAGATGTGTGTGCATACAAGCAGTTTGGCGACCCGATTGCCATTCGGGCCTTGAAGCGCACAGCCGTGGATAATGGTGGCGATGCCTGGAAGCAACGTCAGCAAAAGACTCCCGTAACCGGAAAATCAGTGGGCGTGGTCGGAGCCGGCCCGGCCGGTTTAACGGCAGCTTATTACCTGGCGCTGCGGGGCCATGCTGTAACCCTGTATGACATTTTCCCCCAACCCGGAGGCATGTTGCGCTACGGAATTCCGCGCTACCGGCTGCCTCAGGAAAGGCTGGACAAAGATATTCAGGTCATCATGGATCTGGGCATAACGTTCAAAGGCGATACCACCATCGGTCGGGAACTCAGCCTCAGTCAATTGCGGCAGAATTGCGACGCTGTGTTTATTGCCACAGGCGCCAATTCTTCAGCCCGAATTTCGCTGGAAGGCAAAGAAAAAAAAGGAGTCATCTGGGGCTGGGATTTTTTGCGGGATGTTGCCTTGGGGCACACCCCGAAGGTCGGCGCTAAGGTGGCGGTGATCGGGGGTGGAAATGTGGCCGTGGATGTGGCCCTGACCGCCCGGCGTCTGGGAGCCCGCAAGGTCAGTGTCATTTGCCTGGAATCCCGTGAAGAAATGCCGGCCCATCCCTGGGAAATTAAACTGGCCGAAGAAGAAGGGGTAACTTTTCTCTGCGAGTGGGCCCCCAGGCAGGTTTTAGGAGATGACTGCGCCTGTGGTATCGGTTTGATGCGCTGCGTTTCCGTTTTTGACGATGCCTGCGTCTTCAACCCTTCTTACGATGACATGATCACCAACAAAATTGATGCCGACACCGTTATTTTGGCCATCGGGCAGGCGCCTATACTGGATTTCGTCAAGGAACATTCCCGTATTAGCGTCAAGGGCAGCCGTATCAGCACCGATGACAACCTGGCCACCGGGGAGCCGGGCATTTTTTCGGGTGGCGACGTGGTCACCGGACCGAAGTCAATCGTCGGTGGAATTGCCCAAGGCCGAAAGGCGGCAGCGGCGATTGATCGGTATTTGGGGGGAACAGGCGAGGTTGCGGAACAACTGGCCCCGGCTGAAGATGACATCGTGCTGCCGCCCATGGAACGAGTTATTCGTCAGTGCAATCAGATGGCGCATCTGGCCCCCTGGGAACGCCAGGGATTTGAGCAGGTGGAACAGGGTCTGGCGCCCGATCAGGTCAGCGCTGAAGCCAGCCGTTGCCTCAACTGTGATGCGCGACAATTTGAAGTCATTCTGGATACCGAAAAATGTAAAGAGTGTGGCTATTGCAAAGAAGTTTGCAGCGTGGAAACCTTCGGAGCAGCCGATTTCTTCAATGGCAAGGGCTACCGGCCGATGGTGGTCAAAAGAGCCGACTGGTGTGTCGGTTGTTTCAAATGCTTTTTCGTCTGTCCGGATTTTGCCATTAACGTTAAAGAACTAACCGCTTGA
- a CDS encoding sigma 54-interacting transcriptional regulator → MHLATRSALQNSIPASPLSDSQAYLRDNEICIDLKGPDYPQQLLNFLELILNNIYSGVIVCDRDTRIIFINQVYADLLKVDRHKALGRKIHDFFQASRLSRVIESGQAELGQRCALKTEMPLLVNRIPLKYQGRSTGAILQTVFRDFNQFADLVNQFNLLENECKFYKKGLKSLLVAQYNFQSIIGQSAIINDAKNLAEKYAQTDSPVLITGATGSGKELFAHAVHNASPRQSGPFVCLNAAAIPRELLESEIFGYMAGAFTGASSKGKSGKIELAHQGTLFLDEIGELPVDAQAKLLRVLDTRMLDKIGSTSSIPVNFRLVAATNRNLPELIARRRFRDDLYYRMNTMLITVPTLADRPEDIPLLVNHFLKYLGRTELQPSKKVWQILNKHGWPGNIRELKNAIERAVSLAAGKVIDVEHLPDNIIACEKSEIRLSGKSDTALADEMAAYEKALLESRLKHCNHNMSQASRSLGVSRSTLYEKCRRYSLL, encoded by the coding sequence ATGCATTTGGCAACCCGCTCAGCCCTGCAAAACAGCATTCCAGCATCCCCTCTATCGGATAGCCAGGCGTATCTGAGGGACAATGAAATCTGCATTGACCTGAAAGGGCCTGATTATCCGCAGCAACTGCTGAATTTTCTGGAATTGATCCTTAACAATATCTACTCCGGCGTTATCGTCTGCGACCGTGATACCCGCATAATTTTCATCAATCAAGTCTACGCGGATTTGCTCAAGGTGGATCGGCACAAGGCCCTGGGCCGAAAAATTCATGATTTTTTTCAGGCGTCCAGATTGAGCCGGGTGATTGAGTCCGGTCAGGCTGAGCTGGGTCAGCGTTGCGCGCTTAAAACGGAAATGCCGCTGCTGGTGAATCGTATTCCGCTAAAGTACCAGGGCCGCAGCACCGGTGCCATCTTACAAACGGTTTTTCGTGATTTCAATCAGTTTGCCGATCTGGTCAATCAGTTCAACCTACTTGAGAATGAATGTAAATTCTATAAAAAAGGGTTAAAAAGTCTTCTGGTCGCCCAATACAACTTCCAGTCCATTATCGGCCAGAGCGCGATCATCAATGACGCCAAAAACCTGGCTGAAAAATATGCACAGACCGATTCCCCTGTATTGATCACCGGTGCTACCGGATCCGGCAAAGAACTTTTCGCCCATGCCGTTCACAATGCCTCCCCCCGCCAATCCGGGCCGTTTGTTTGCCTCAACGCTGCGGCCATTCCGCGCGAACTGTTGGAGTCGGAAATATTCGGCTATATGGCCGGCGCTTTCACCGGTGCTTCCAGCAAGGGAAAATCCGGAAAAATCGAGTTGGCCCATCAGGGAACCCTTTTTCTCGACGAAATCGGTGAACTGCCGGTAGACGCTCAGGCCAAGTTGCTGCGGGTACTGGATACCCGAATGCTGGACAAAATCGGAAGCACCAGCTCTATTCCGGTAAATTTCCGCCTGGTGGCCGCGACCAATCGCAATCTGCCGGAACTGATCGCCAGACGCCGCTTTCGTGATGATTTGTATTATCGCATGAATACCATGCTAATTACAGTTCCGACCTTGGCGGATCGGCCGGAAGATATTCCGCTTCTGGTTAACCATTTTTTGAAATACCTGGGTCGTACGGAGCTGCAACCCAGCAAAAAAGTGTGGCAAATCCTGAATAAACATGGCTGGCCGGGGAACATACGTGAGTTGAAAAATGCTATTGAACGGGCCGTCAGCCTGGCTGCCGGCAAGGTTATTGACGTTGAACACTTACCCGATAACATTATCGCTTGCGAGAAATCGGAAATACGCCTGTCAGGAAAATCGGACACCGCTTTAGCAGATGAAATGGCCGCTTATGAAAAGGCCCTCCTTGAAAGCCGTCTTAAACATTGCAACCACAATATGTCCCAAGCCTCCCGGTCGTTAGGCGTGTCCCGATCAACACTTTATGAAAAATGCCGCAGATACAGTCTGCTCTAG
- the glpK gene encoding glycerol kinase GlpK yields the protein MKNFNKRYILALDQGTTSSRAVLIDKRGTIFATAQKEFKQLFPQPGWVEHDPFEIWTSQVEVARDVIRNNGVDTNAIAGVGITNQRETTVVWDRSTGRPLYNAIVWQDRRTSEFCDELKHRGLTETIRQKTGLLIDAYFSATKLKWILDNVIGARVLAEKGRLAFGTIDTWLIWNLTGGKIHATDATNASRTMLFNIHSLTWDDALLDIFNIPPSVLPEVKSSSEIYAETAAGVFNAALPICGIAGDQQAALFGQMCVKAGMIKNTYGTGCFMIMNTGDAPVVSENNLLTTLAWVMGGKATYALEGSIFIGGAVVQWLRDGLKIIKESKEVEELARAAKDNGGVYLVPAFTGLGAPHWDPYARGTIVGITRGTTQSHIARAALESIAYQTKDVLDAMTADSHIPAKELRVDGGASINRLLMQFQADILGIKVIRPNILETTAMGSGFLAGLAVGFWESLDEINLLRQKDTEFLPGLDKDIVQPWLDNWKEAVNRSKNWSR from the coding sequence ATGAAAAACTTCAATAAGCGCTATATATTGGCCCTTGACCAGGGAACAACCAGTTCCCGTGCCGTACTGATAGATAAAAGAGGGACGATATTTGCCACCGCCCAGAAAGAGTTTAAACAACTCTTTCCGCAACCCGGCTGGGTCGAGCACGATCCCTTTGAAATATGGACCAGCCAGGTTGAAGTGGCCCGGGACGTAATCAGAAATAACGGCGTCGACACGAATGCCATTGCCGGGGTCGGCATTACCAATCAGCGGGAGACGACGGTTGTCTGGGACCGAAGTACCGGCAGGCCGCTATATAACGCGATTGTCTGGCAGGACAGACGCACATCGGAATTTTGTGACGAATTAAAACACCGGGGCCTGACAGAAACAATTCGGCAGAAGACCGGTCTTTTAATTGACGCATATTTTTCCGCCACCAAGTTAAAATGGATACTGGACAACGTCATCGGAGCGCGGGTCCTGGCGGAAAAAGGCCGATTGGCTTTCGGAACGATTGACACCTGGCTGATCTGGAACTTAACCGGGGGAAAAATCCATGCTACCGATGCCACCAACGCAAGCCGAACCATGCTTTTCAATATCCACAGCCTGACATGGGATGACGCGCTTTTAGATATTTTTAATATTCCGCCATCCGTTCTGCCGGAGGTGAAAAGCAGCAGCGAGATTTATGCGGAAACCGCTGCGGGTGTCTTTAACGCCGCTCTTCCCATCTGCGGGATTGCAGGGGACCAGCAGGCCGCCCTTTTCGGGCAGATGTGCGTTAAAGCAGGCATGATTAAAAATACCTACGGTACGGGCTGCTTTATGATCATGAATACGGGAGATGCGCCGGTCGTGTCCGAAAACAACCTTCTGACAACGCTTGCCTGGGTCATGGGCGGCAAAGCCACCTATGCCCTTGAAGGCAGCATCTTCATCGGCGGAGCGGTTGTCCAGTGGTTGCGGGACGGCCTAAAAATCATAAAAGAATCAAAGGAAGTTGAGGAACTGGCCCGCGCAGCAAAAGACAACGGCGGCGTCTATCTCGTGCCCGCGTTTACGGGCCTGGGCGCGCCCCACTGGGACCCGTACGCGCGGGGAACCATCGTCGGCATTACCCGGGGCACCACCCAAAGCCATATTGCCAGGGCTGCCCTTGAATCCATAGCGTATCAGACCAAGGATGTTCTGGATGCGATGACGGCGGATTCACATATCCCGGCCAAAGAACTAAGGGTCGATGGCGGCGCCTCAATTAATCGACTGTTAATGCAGTTCCAGGCCGATATATTGGGCATCAAGGTGATACGCCCGAACATTCTGGAAACAACGGCAATGGGTTCGGGTTTTTTGGCCGGATTGGCAGTGGGCTTTTGGGAAAGTTTAGATGAGATTAATTTGCTCCGGCAAAAAGACACGGAATTTCTCCCGGGCCTTGATAAAGACATCGTGCAACCATGGTTAGACAACTGGAAAGAAGCGGTCAACCGCTCGAAAAACTGGAGCAGGTGA
- a CDS encoding tRNA-dihydrouridine synthase family protein has translation MPRTRLYMAPMKGFADYIFRSAFADHFGGFDLAVAPFIASKQDRRIKRKYVKDVLPENNTRMPVVPQILGKTPADFIFLANYLYDLGYDTVNWNLGCPFPMVANKQRGSGMLPHTDRIQAFLDRVMPELRGSLSIKVRLGWKESADLFRLLPVIDPYPLSEIIIHPRTGLQRYQGPVDLDAFEDCLAVTRHPVVYNGDIRTVDDFRRLSRRFSRVHAWMIGRWCLADPFLPVRITTGADDIPDKIRRMQRFHEDLFEAYNRLLDGPSHVLGKMKGFWQYFSLPFEDSKKAMKIIVKTRRPDQYLAQANLFFETQAQLRLPEVDLSA, from the coding sequence ATGCCTCGAACCAGACTATACATGGCCCCTATGAAGGGGTTTGCCGACTATATTTTCAGAAGTGCGTTTGCAGACCATTTCGGCGGGTTCGACCTGGCGGTGGCGCCGTTCATCGCCAGCAAACAGGATCGCCGCATCAAGCGAAAATACGTTAAAGACGTCCTTCCGGAAAACAATACCCGCATGCCGGTTGTGCCCCAGATTCTGGGCAAAACCCCAGCGGATTTTATCTTTCTGGCCAACTACCTGTATGACCTGGGGTATGACACCGTCAACTGGAACCTGGGCTGCCCTTTTCCCATGGTGGCCAACAAGCAACGGGGCTCCGGCATGCTGCCCCACACGGACCGGATACAGGCCTTTCTCGACAGGGTCATGCCCGAACTGCGAGGTTCGCTTTCCATCAAAGTGCGGCTGGGATGGAAAGAAAGCGCTGATCTCTTCAGGCTGCTGCCGGTGATCGACCCATACCCTCTATCGGAAATCATTATTCATCCCCGGACCGGGCTGCAGCGTTACCAGGGGCCTGTGGATCTGGACGCCTTTGAAGATTGCCTGGCCGTTACGCGCCACCCGGTGGTTTACAACGGAGATATCCGAACGGTTGATGATTTCAGGCGGCTTTCCCGACGCTTCAGCCGTGTCCATGCATGGATGATCGGGCGCTGGTGTCTGGCCGATCCTTTTCTGCCGGTTCGCATCACAACAGGCGCCGATGATATTCCGGATAAAATCCGTCGGATGCAGCGGTTTCACGAGGACCTGTTTGAGGCCTACAACCGCTTATTGGATGGCCCTTCCCACGTGTTGGGCAAGATGAAAGGATTCTGGCAATATTTTTCACTGCCCTTCGAAGACAGCAAAAAGGCAATGAAAATAATCGTAAAAACGCGCCGACCGGATCAGTACCTGGCGCAGGCAAATTTGTTTTTCGAGACCCAGGCGCAGTTGCGCCTGCCGGAGGTGGACCTTTCGGCTTGA
- a CDS encoding DUF3795 domain-containing protein produces MKINPDFVSPCGLYCGVCAIYIAHRDHNQKFKELLVNLYKGGVSGKGILPNSENLSVEDIRCNGCLSDDQFIHCRQCEIRACTQEKGYTGCHECDDFPCRHIENFPMAVGKKVILRAIPYWRKVGTEKWIQDEEARYICPECGHKVFRGAVKCNQCKVKLDLD; encoded by the coding sequence ATGAAAATAAATCCGGATTTTGTTTCACCTTGCGGTCTTTATTGCGGCGTCTGTGCTATTTATATCGCACACCGTGATCATAATCAGAAATTCAAGGAGCTGTTAGTGAATCTCTACAAGGGAGGCGTTTCCGGCAAAGGAATTCTTCCCAACAGCGAAAATCTTTCAGTAGAAGATATCCGATGCAACGGGTGCTTATCTGATGATCAGTTTATACATTGCAGGCAGTGCGAGATCAGGGCATGCACCCAGGAAAAAGGTTACACCGGGTGCCACGAGTGCGATGACTTTCCCTGCCGGCATATTGAAAACTTTCCCATGGCTGTCGGCAAAAAAGTTATTTTAAGGGCGATACCCTATTGGCGAAAGGTTGGTACTGAAAAATGGATTCAAGATGAAGAAGCCCGTTATATTTGTCCGGAATGCGGCCATAAGGTTTTCCGGGGCGCTGTAAAATGTAATCAATGCAAAGTGAAGCTGGACCTAGACTAG